A window of the Lolium perenne isolate Kyuss_39 chromosome 7, Kyuss_2.0, whole genome shotgun sequence genome harbors these coding sequences:
- the LOC127314348 gene encoding photosystem II stability/assembly factor HCF136, chloroplastic, which produces MATTASASPALHLLHPTTSSRRCHGGRARLVTPRACSAPTRRGLIADTATAAVAAAAAPLLLPRTPPALAADPLSEWERVGLPIDPGVVLLDIAFVPDDPSHGFLLGTRQTILETKDGGGSWFPRSIPSAEDEDFNYRFNSVSFSGKEGWIVGKPAILLHTKDAGESWERIPLSAQLPGDMVYIQATGEQSAEMVTDEGAIYVTSNRGYNWKAAVQETVSATLNRTVSSGISGASYYTGTFNTVNRSPDGRYVAVSSRGNFYLTWEPGQLYWQPHNRAVARRIQNMGWRADGGLWLLVRGGGLFLSKGTGIVEDFEEASVQSRGFGILDVGYRSKDEAWAAGGSGVLLKTKNGGKSWVRDKAADNIPGNLYSVKFIGDNQGFVLGNDGVLLRYVG; this is translated from the exons ATGGccaccaccgcctccgcctccccgGCCCTGCACCTGCTCCACCCAACCACCTCCTCCCGCCGCTGCCATGGCGGACGCGCACGCCTCGTCACCCCACGCGCCTGCTCCGCCCCCACCCGCCGCGGCCTCATTGCCGACACCGCCAccgcggccgtcgccgccgccgccgctcccctgCTCCTCCCCCGCACCCCCCCGGCGCTGGCCGCGGATCCGCTGTCGGAGTGGGAGCGCGTGGGCCTCCCCATCGACCCCGGCGTCGTGCTGCTCGACATCGCCTTCGTCCCCGACGACCCCTCCCACG GGTTTCTCCTGGGGACGCGGCAGACGATCCTGGAGACCAAGGACGGCGGCGGCAGCTGGTTCCCGCGCTCCATCCCGTCGGCGGAGGACGAGGACTTCAACTACCGCTTCAACTCCGTCAGCTTCAGCGGCAAGGAGGGGTGGATCGTCGGCAAGCCCGCCATCCTGCTCCACACAAAGGACGCCGGAGAGAGCTGGGAGAGGATACCGCTCAGCGCACAGCTCCCTGGGGACATG GTCTACATCCAGGCCACCGGGGAGCAGAGCGCCGAGATGGTGACCGACGAGGGGGCCATCTATGTCACCTCCAACCGCGGCTACAACTGGAAGGCCGCCGTGCAGGAGACCGTCTCAGCCACTCTCAACAG AACAGTTTCGAGCGGCATTAGTGGTGCGAGCTACTACACTGGCACTTTCAACACAGTGAACCGCTCGCCTGACGGCCGCTACGTCGCAGTCTCCAGCCGTGGGAACTTCTACTTGACATGGGAGCCTGGGCAG CTATACtggcagccacacaacagggcagtGGCGCGGCGGATACAGAACATGGGGTGGAGAGCAGATGGTGGTCTCTGGCTCCTCGTGCGCGGCGGTGGACTCTTCCTCAGTAAAGGAACTGGG ATAgttgaggactttgaggaagcttcggTGCAGAGCAGGGGATTTGGAATCCTCGATGTGGGCTACCGCTCAAAG GATGAGGCGTGGGCTGCCGGAGGGAGCGGCGTACTGCTGAAAACAAAAAACGGTGGCAAATCCTGGGTGCGCGACAAGGCCGCCGACAACATCCCCGGGAACCTATACTCCGTAAA GTTCATTGGTGACAACCAAGGGTTCGTACTCGGGAACGACGGCGTCTTGCTCCGATACGTTGGCTGA
- the LOC127314349 gene encoding uncharacterized protein, whose product MGISHPLSDEFGGGGMMLMSPERTPPSSPPSPASCCSAVDGQDDFLEHEVSRMDTLAGIAIKYGVQISDIKRSNGLVSDSQMYARKALLIPLPGRPMPSSVRFNGSTETSKRAWAQNNQQNRDLDSLDSSKSSQQRSSLAMSSLQSYYGLSSQRSDDMNCSTEMSLYRKGSSLDETLLNPFSPPDRMQSTGRSRNSEDTTNGAGVMQSSGATKEKQDGSIRRRQKVEVNTQDDVLSNSIKMIKSFLPRPISSIRLNMMDTSSSRHPAVKTSGSFLDGFKSSVRKSPSAPSFVDTEHNSGVSMWSSSKWTFNHESFTRPLLDGLPKPAPARRTKAALD is encoded by the exons ATGGGGATCTCGCACCCTCTGTCCGACGAGTTCGGCGGCGGAGGGATGATGCTGATGTCGCCGGAGAGGACGCCTCCGTCCTCGCCACCGTCGCCGGCGTCATGCTGCTCGGCGGTGGACGGCCAGGACGACTTCCTCGAGCACGAGGTGTCCCGGATGGACACGCTCGCCGGCATCGCCATCAAGTACGGCGTCCAG ATATCCGACATTAAGAGGTCGAATGGTCTTGTGAGTGACAGCCAGATGTATGCACGCAAGGCATTGCTCATTCCTCTGCCAGGAAGGCCCATGCCATCCTCTGTGAGATTCAATGGCTCGACTGAAAcatcgaaaag AGCGTGGGCTCAGAATAATCAGCAAAACAGGGACCTGGATTCATTAGATTCGTCCAAGTCTAGTCAGCAGCGGTCCTCACTTGCAATGAGCAGCTTGCAAAGCTACTACGGCCTAAGTTCTCAAAGAAGTGATGACATGAATTGCAGCACTGAGATGTCCTTGTACAGAAAGGGTAGCTCGCTAGACGAAACATTGCTCAACCCCTTTTCTCCACCGGACAGGATGCAAAGCACTGGCAGAAGCCGGAACTCGGAAGACACGACAAATGGTGCAGGTGTTATGCAGAGCAGTGGGGCAACCAAAGAAAAGCAAGACGGTTCCATACGCCGGCGGCAGAAAGTGGAAGTCAACACCCAGGACGACGTCCTGTCGAATTCGATCAAGATGATCAAAAGTTTCCTACCAAGGCCAATCTCCAGCATCCGTCTGAATATGATGGACACGAGCAGCAGCCGGCATCCAGCCGTGAAGACCAGCGGCTCTTTTCTCGATGGGTTTAAATCCTCTGTGCGGAAGTCACCCAGTGCCCCGAGCTTCGTTGACACGGAGCACAACAGCGGGGTCTCCATGTGGTCGAgctccaagtggaccttcaaccacgAGTCCTTCACCCGGCCGTTGCTCGACGGCCTGCCGAAGCCCGCACCAGCTCGCAGGACCAAGGCTGCTCTGGACTGA